In Helianthus annuus cultivar XRQ/B chromosome 9, HanXRQr2.0-SUNRISE, whole genome shotgun sequence, the following are encoded in one genomic region:
- the LOC110877692 gene encoding serine--tRNA ligase, chloroplastic/mitochondrial isoform X1, translating to MALQCCYGGSTIQTLKLASIPSTAPLSSSAICSPFKTLTITPSAHLIKALSSPAAVVDSTTTHVVKPQWKAAIDFKSIVENKSAVAENLKNRNSTASLELVIELYERLLQLQKEVEDLRFERNTVANKMKGKVEPLERQRLIEEGKNLKEKLVTLEEDLIKLTDALQREAQCIPNMTHPDAPIGGEDSSTIRKTVGTPRDFTFSIKDHVQIGKELDLFDFDAAAEVSGSKFYYLKNEAVLLEMGLINWTLSEVMKRGFIPLTTPEIARSLVVEKCGFQPRGDNTQVYSIEGSDQCLIGTAEIPVGGIHMDSILADSSLPIKYVAFSHCFRTEAGAAGAATRGLYRVHQFSKVEMFILCRPEESNAYHEELIGIEEELFSKLGLHFKTLDMATEDLGAPAYRKYDIEAWMPGLGRYGEISSASNCTDYQSRRLGIRYRPESSTSPPTNTKKSKGRNLSPPEFVHTLNATACAVPRMLVCLLENYQQEDGSVVIPEPLRPFMGGIELITPKSN from the exons ATGGCGCTGCAGTGTTGTTACGGCGGAAGCACCATACAAACCCTAAAACTCGCTTCAATTCCATCGACAGCACCTCTATCATCATCCGCCATTTGTAGTcctttcaaaaccctaactatAACCCCCTCGGCACACCTCATCAAAGCACTATCCTCACCTGCAGCGGTTGTTGATTCCACCACCACTCACG TTGTGAAGCCTCAATGGAAAGCAGCTATAGATTTTAAGTCAATTGTAGAGAATAAATCTGCAGTGGCAGAAAACCTAAAGAACAGGAATTCTACTGCCAGTTTGGAGTTGGTTATTGAGCTCTATGAGAGGTTATTGCAACTTCAAAAG GAAGTTGAAGATCTCCGTTTTGAAAGAAATACAGTTGCAAACAAGATGAAAGGAAAAGTTGAACCATTAGAGCGTCAAAGACTCATAGAAGAAG GAAAGAATTTAAAGGAAAAACTGGTTACACTGGAAGAAGATCTTATTAAACTTACTGACGCGCTTCAACGGGAAGCACAATGCATCCCAAACATGACACATCCAGATGCTCCAATTGGCGGAGAAGATAGTTCAACAATTAGGAAAACA gTGGGTACACCCCGTGATTTTACATTTTCTATCAAAGACCATGTACAAATCGGGAAAGAGTTGGATCTTTTTGATTTTGATGCAGCTGCAgag GTTAGTGGGTCAAAATTCTATTACCTTAAGAATGAAGCGGTCCTGTTAGAAATGGGTCTTATAAACTGGACCCTATCAGAAGTTATGAAAAGGGGTTTTATTCCTCTAACAACCCCAGAGATTGCAAGATCTTTAGTGGTCGAGAAATGCGGGTTCCAACCACGTGGAGATAACACACAGGTTTATTCTATTGAGGGCAGTGATCAATGTCTTATCGGGACAGCAGAGATCCCTGTTGGGGGCATACACATGGACTCTATACTTGCTGACTCATCATTACCAATAAAATATGTGGCATTTTCCCATTGCTTTCGTACCGAAGCTGGAGCTGCTGGTGCTGCTACTAG GGGGCTATACCGAGTGCACCAGTTTAGCAAAGTGGAAATGTTTATATTGTGCCGACCTGAGGAAAGCAATGCTTACCATGAAGAACTAATCGGAATCGAAGAGGAACTCTTTTCAAAATTGGGACTTCATTTCAA AACTTTGGATATGGCAACTGAGGATCTAGGTGCACCTGCTTATCGTAAATATGACATTGAAGCCTGGATGCCAGGTTTAGGACGATATGGAGAG ATATCAAGTGCATCAAATTGTACCGATTACCAGAGTCGAAGATTGGGGATAAGATACCGTCCTGAAAGTTCAACAAGCCCCCCGACAAATACCAAGAAGAGTAAAGGGCGGAATTTAAGCCCGCCAGAATTTGTCCACACACTAAATGCAACCGCGTGTGCAGTTCCACGCATGCTCGTGTGTTTGCTCGAGAATTATCAACAAGAGGATGGATCTGTTGTTATTCCTGAACCATTAAGGCCTTTCATGGGTGGCATTGAGTTAATTACACCTAAATCAAATTAG
- the LOC110877692 gene encoding serine--tRNA ligase, chloroplastic/mitochondrial isoform X2, with protein MALQCCYGGSTIQTLKLASIPSTAPLSSSAICSPFKTLTITPSAHLIKALSSPAAVVDSTTTHVVKPQWKAAIDFKSIVENKSAVAENLKNRNSTASLELVIELYERLLQLQKEVEDLRFERNTVANKMKGKVEPLERQRLIEEGKNLKEKLVTLEEDLIKLTDALQREAQCIPNMTHPDAPIGGEDSSTIRKTVGTPRDFTFSIKDHVQIGKELDLFDFDAAAEVSGSKFYYLKNEAVLLEMGLINWTLSEVMKRGFIPLTTPEIARSLVVEKCGFQPRGDNTQVYSIEGSDQCLIGTAEIPVGGIHMDSILADSSLPIKYVAFSHCFRTEAGAAGAATRTLDMATEDLGAPAYRKYDIEAWMPGLGRYGEISSASNCTDYQSRRLGIRYRPESSTSPPTNTKKSKGRNLSPPEFVHTLNATACAVPRMLVCLLENYQQEDGSVVIPEPLRPFMGGIELITPKSN; from the exons ATGGCGCTGCAGTGTTGTTACGGCGGAAGCACCATACAAACCCTAAAACTCGCTTCAATTCCATCGACAGCACCTCTATCATCATCCGCCATTTGTAGTcctttcaaaaccctaactatAACCCCCTCGGCACACCTCATCAAAGCACTATCCTCACCTGCAGCGGTTGTTGATTCCACCACCACTCACG TTGTGAAGCCTCAATGGAAAGCAGCTATAGATTTTAAGTCAATTGTAGAGAATAAATCTGCAGTGGCAGAAAACCTAAAGAACAGGAATTCTACTGCCAGTTTGGAGTTGGTTATTGAGCTCTATGAGAGGTTATTGCAACTTCAAAAG GAAGTTGAAGATCTCCGTTTTGAAAGAAATACAGTTGCAAACAAGATGAAAGGAAAAGTTGAACCATTAGAGCGTCAAAGACTCATAGAAGAAG GAAAGAATTTAAAGGAAAAACTGGTTACACTGGAAGAAGATCTTATTAAACTTACTGACGCGCTTCAACGGGAAGCACAATGCATCCCAAACATGACACATCCAGATGCTCCAATTGGCGGAGAAGATAGTTCAACAATTAGGAAAACA gTGGGTACACCCCGTGATTTTACATTTTCTATCAAAGACCATGTACAAATCGGGAAAGAGTTGGATCTTTTTGATTTTGATGCAGCTGCAgag GTTAGTGGGTCAAAATTCTATTACCTTAAGAATGAAGCGGTCCTGTTAGAAATGGGTCTTATAAACTGGACCCTATCAGAAGTTATGAAAAGGGGTTTTATTCCTCTAACAACCCCAGAGATTGCAAGATCTTTAGTGGTCGAGAAATGCGGGTTCCAACCACGTGGAGATAACACACAGGTTTATTCTATTGAGGGCAGTGATCAATGTCTTATCGGGACAGCAGAGATCCCTGTTGGGGGCATACACATGGACTCTATACTTGCTGACTCATCATTACCAATAAAATATGTGGCATTTTCCCATTGCTTTCGTACCGAAGCTGGAGCTGCTGGTGCTGCTACTAG AACTTTGGATATGGCAACTGAGGATCTAGGTGCACCTGCTTATCGTAAATATGACATTGAAGCCTGGATGCCAGGTTTAGGACGATATGGAGAG ATATCAAGTGCATCAAATTGTACCGATTACCAGAGTCGAAGATTGGGGATAAGATACCGTCCTGAAAGTTCAACAAGCCCCCCGACAAATACCAAGAAGAGTAAAGGGCGGAATTTAAGCCCGCCAGAATTTGTCCACACACTAAATGCAACCGCGTGTGCAGTTCCACGCATGCTCGTGTGTTTGCTCGAGAATTATCAACAAGAGGATGGATCTGTTGTTATTCCTGAACCATTAAGGCCTTTCATGGGTGGCATTGAGTTAATTACACCTAAATCAAATTAG
- the LOC110877692 gene encoding serine--tRNA ligase, chloroplastic/mitochondrial isoform X3, which produces MKGKVEPLERQRLIEEGKNLKEKLVTLEEDLIKLTDALQREAQCIPNMTHPDAPIGGEDSSTIRKTVGTPRDFTFSIKDHVQIGKELDLFDFDAAAEVSGSKFYYLKNEAVLLEMGLINWTLSEVMKRGFIPLTTPEIARSLVVEKCGFQPRGDNTQVYSIEGSDQCLIGTAEIPVGGIHMDSILADSSLPIKYVAFSHCFRTEAGAAGAATRGLYRVHQFSKVEMFILCRPEESNAYHEELIGIEEELFSKLGLHFKTLDMATEDLGAPAYRKYDIEAWMPGLGRYGEISSASNCTDYQSRRLGIRYRPESSTSPPTNTKKSKGRNLSPPEFVHTLNATACAVPRMLVCLLENYQQEDGSVVIPEPLRPFMGGIELITPKSN; this is translated from the exons ATGAAAGGAAAAGTTGAACCATTAGAGCGTCAAAGACTCATAGAAGAAG GAAAGAATTTAAAGGAAAAACTGGTTACACTGGAAGAAGATCTTATTAAACTTACTGACGCGCTTCAACGGGAAGCACAATGCATCCCAAACATGACACATCCAGATGCTCCAATTGGCGGAGAAGATAGTTCAACAATTAGGAAAACA gTGGGTACACCCCGTGATTTTACATTTTCTATCAAAGACCATGTACAAATCGGGAAAGAGTTGGATCTTTTTGATTTTGATGCAGCTGCAgag GTTAGTGGGTCAAAATTCTATTACCTTAAGAATGAAGCGGTCCTGTTAGAAATGGGTCTTATAAACTGGACCCTATCAGAAGTTATGAAAAGGGGTTTTATTCCTCTAACAACCCCAGAGATTGCAAGATCTTTAGTGGTCGAGAAATGCGGGTTCCAACCACGTGGAGATAACACACAGGTTTATTCTATTGAGGGCAGTGATCAATGTCTTATCGGGACAGCAGAGATCCCTGTTGGGGGCATACACATGGACTCTATACTTGCTGACTCATCATTACCAATAAAATATGTGGCATTTTCCCATTGCTTTCGTACCGAAGCTGGAGCTGCTGGTGCTGCTACTAG GGGGCTATACCGAGTGCACCAGTTTAGCAAAGTGGAAATGTTTATATTGTGCCGACCTGAGGAAAGCAATGCTTACCATGAAGAACTAATCGGAATCGAAGAGGAACTCTTTTCAAAATTGGGACTTCATTTCAA AACTTTGGATATGGCAACTGAGGATCTAGGTGCACCTGCTTATCGTAAATATGACATTGAAGCCTGGATGCCAGGTTTAGGACGATATGGAGAG ATATCAAGTGCATCAAATTGTACCGATTACCAGAGTCGAAGATTGGGGATAAGATACCGTCCTGAAAGTTCAACAAGCCCCCCGACAAATACCAAGAAGAGTAAAGGGCGGAATTTAAGCCCGCCAGAATTTGTCCACACACTAAATGCAACCGCGTGTGCAGTTCCACGCATGCTCGTGTGTTTGCTCGAGAATTATCAACAAGAGGATGGATCTGTTGTTATTCCTGAACCATTAAGGCCTTTCATGGGTGGCATTGAGTTAATTACACCTAAATCAAATTAG